From Oryza sativa Japonica Group chromosome 4, ASM3414082v1, one genomic window encodes:
- the LOC4335100 gene encoding subtilisin-like protease 4: MRSPIRPLLLLLPTILSALDLTAAAADDDDTLRTYLVVVCRMNGPKEGGEPLRAWHASLLASVLNSTTDAILYGAGAGGNRGAPVIGGERLVYSYQHVVSGFTARLRPREAAAMARLQWCVDAVPDSTYTLTTTDTPRLLGMSTPRTGAWSVAGNMGDGVIVGVLDNGVDPRHVSFGDEGMRPPPAKWRGKCDFGGAPCNNKLIGGRAKTLEDHGTHTSGTAVGAFVRDVMVEGSNLGMASGMAPRAHLAMYEVCLADMCSATEMLTATERGAFLDGVDVLSISASDNKQKPFYDDLIAVGSFSAVMAGVFFSTSAGNAGPTAETVTNCAPWQLTVGASTMGRRVISKVQLGNGLVIYGEASRRYKRVQNKPIVYVGGRFADGALKAVDVRDKIVLCNRVESAAMLEKMVADAGGVGMIAISTQMQFLATTPLGANFMPLSRVSYPDGETIKAYINSTANPMASLRFAGVVLNASALPAIAEYSSRGPCDLPNIGVLKPDITGPGTNIVAAVPDKSPGANATAAPTRTFSAKSGTSMSAPHLAGIAAVIKKAHPEWSPAVIKSAMMTTADVTHRDGTPVIDLSTGAPASYFAMGAGLVNPTKALDPGLVYDLTADDLVPYICGLGYNDSFVNDMIAQPLKNVTCAKSKKIQGKDLNYPSFLVTLTAAAPVATARRTATNIGKQPLEVYRAEVVAPPGVAVEVVPNRLEFGGAALQRREFTVKFTRGRNAAVNGAAEGSLRWVSGKHSVRSPLAVLLKP, translated from the coding sequence ATGCGCTCCCCGATCcgacctcttctcctcctcctccccaccatcCTCTCCGCCCTCGatctcaccgccgccgccgcggacgatGACGACACCCTCAGGACGTACCTGGTGGTCGTCTGCCGGATGAATGGCCCCAAGGAAGGCGGCGAGCCGCTGCGCGCGTGGCACGCCTCGCTGCTCGCCTCCGTGCTCAACAGCACAACCGACGCGATCCTCTAcggcgctggcgccggcggCAACAGGGGCGCGCCGGTGATCGGCGGGGAGAGACTGGTCTACTCCTACCAGCACGTCGTCAGCGGGTTCACCGCCCGGCTCAGgccgcgcgaggcggcggccatggcgaggctGCAGTGGTGCGTCGACGCCGTCCCGGACTCCACGTACACCCTCACCACCACGGACACGCCGCGGCTGCTCGGCATGAGCACCCCGCGGACCGGGGCGTGGAGCGTGGCCGGGAACATGGGCGACGGCGTCATCGTCGGCGTCCTCGACAACGGCGTCGACCCGCGCCACGTCTCGTTCGGGGACGAGGggatgcggccgccgccggccaagtGGCGCGGCAAGTGCGACTTCGGCGGCGCGCCGTGCAACAACAAGCTCATCGGCGGGCGGGCCAAGACGCTGGAGGACCACGGCACGCACACGTCGGGCACCGCCGTGGGCGCCTTCGTCAGGGACGTCATGGTGGAGGGGTCCAACCTCGGGATGGCCTCCGGCATGGCGCCCCGCGCGCACCTGGCGATGTACGAGGTGTGCCTCGCCGACATGTGCTCCGCCACGGAGATGCTCACCGCCACGGAGAGGGGCGCCTTCCTCGACGGCGTCGACGTGCTCTCCATCTCCGCCTCCGACAACAAGCAGAAGCCCTTCTACGACGACCTCATCGCCGTCGGGAGCTTCTCCGCCGTCATGGCGGGCGTCTTCTTCAGCACCAGCGCCGGGAACGCCGGCCCGACCGCCGAGACAGTCACCAACTGCGCGCCGTGGCAGCTCACCGTCGGCGCGAGCACCATGGGACGGCGCGTAATCTCCAAGGTCCAGCTCGGCAACGGGCTGGTGATCTACGGCGAGGCTTCCAGGAGGTACAAACGCGTCCAGAACAAGCCGATCGTCTACGTCGGCGGCAGGTTCGCCGACGGCGCGCTGAAGGCGGTCGACGTCCGGGACAAGATCGTGCTCTGCAATCGCGTCGAAAGTGCAGCCATGCTCGAGAAGAtggtcgccgacgccggcggcgtgggcatGATCGCCATCTCCACCCAGATGCAGTTCCTCGCGACAACACCACTCGGCGCCAACTTCATGCCCCTGTCGCGCGTCAGCTACCCCGACGGCGAGACGATCAAGGCGTACATCAACTCCACGGCGAACCCCATGGCGAGCCTCCGCTTCGCCGGCGTTGTGCTGAACGCGTCCGCGCTGCCGGCCATCGCCGAGTACTCCTCGAGAGGGCCATGCGACCTGCCCAACATCGGCGTGCTCAAGCCGGACATCACCGGCCCCGGCACGAACATCGTCGCGGCCGTCCCGGACAAGAGCCCCGGCGCGAACGCCACCGCGGCGCCCACCCGCACCTTCAGCGCGAAGAGCGGCACGTCCATGTCAGCGCCGCACCTCGCCGGGATCGCGGCCGTGATAAAGAAGGCTCACCCGGAGTGGTCACCGGCCGTGATCAAGTCGGCGATGATGACGACGGCCGACGTGACGCACCGTGACGGCACGCCGGTGATCGACCTGTCGACGGGCGCGCCGGCGAGCTACTTCGCCATGGGCGCCGGGCTGGTGAACCCGACCAAGGCGCTGGACCCGGGGCTCGTCTACGACCTCACCGCCGACGACTTGGTCCCCTACATCTGCGGCCTCGGCTACAACGACAGCTTCGTCAACGACATGATCGCGCAGCCGCTGAAGAACGTCACTTGCGCCAAGTCCAAGAAGATCCAAGGCAAGGACCTCAACTACCCGTCCTTCTTGGTGACGCtcaccgcggcggcgccggtggccacGGCGAGGCGCACGGCGACCAACATCGGGAAGCAGCCGCTCGAGGTGTACAGAGCGGaggtcgtcgcgccgccgggcGTCGCCGTCGAGGTGGTGCCGAACAGGCTGGAGTTCGGCGGCGCCGCGCTCCAGAGGAGGGAGTTCACCGTCAAGTTCACGAGAGGCCGCAACGCCGCCGTCAATGGCGCGGCGGAGGGCAGCTTGCGGTGGGTCTCAGGCAAGCATTCCGTTCGAAGCCCGCTCGCCGTTCTCTTGAAGCCATGA
- the LOC4335099 gene encoding 1-aminocyclopropane-1-carboxylate oxidase homolog 1, translating to MPASDPAPAAAAAAYDRTAELRALDATLSGVRGLVASGATHLPRIFHNVVHGDQEPPEATAPSSAATTTTTVPVIDISGSRAAVVDAVRRAAAEWGFFQVTGHGVPLAAMDAAAGAARAFHESGGGEGSDKARLYSREPGRAVKYHCNFDLYQSPVANWRDTLYLRMAPDPPPAADLPEICRDALFEYAKQVKNLGNTLFELLSEGLGLKPSYLTDIECNQGQIILCHYYPPCPQPELAIGTSRHSDSGFLTILLQDDIGGLQILHEDRWVDVTPTPGAFIVNVADLLQLISNDNYKSVEHRVVAKNTEPRVSIACFFSTHFHPISTRMYGPIKELLSDENPPLYREALVRDYTARYYSVGLDGKFKTTLSEFRL from the exons ATGCCGGCCTCCgaccccgcccccgccgccgccgctgccgcctacgaccgcaccgccgagctccgcgcGCTCGACGCCACCCTCTCCGGcgtccgcggcctcgtcgcgtcGGGCGCCACCCACCTCCCCCGCATCTTCCACAACGTCGTCCATGGTGATCAAGAACCaccggaggcgacggcgccatCGTCCGCGGCCACGACCACGACGACCGTCCCGGTGATCGACATCAGCGGGAGCCGCGCGGCCGTGGTCGACGCcgtccggcgggcggcggcggagtgggggTTCTTCCAGGTGACGGGGCACGGGGTTCCCCTCGCCGCGAtggacgccgcggcgggcgcggcgcgcgcgttCCACGAgtccggaggcggcgagggcagcGACAAGGCGCGGCTCTACTCGCGCGAGCCCGGGAGAGCCGTCAAGTACCACTGCAACTTCGACCTGTACCAGTCGCCGGTGGCCAACTGGCGCGACACGCTCTACCTCCGCATGGCGCCcgacccgccgcccgccgccgacttGCCGGAGATCTGCCG GGATGCACTGTTTGAATATGCCAAACAAGTAAAGAATTTGGGGAACACACTGTTCGAGCTGCTCTCGGAGGGCCTTGGGCTCAAACCGAGCTACCTGACAGACATAGAATGCAACCAGGGGCAAATCATACTATGCCACTACTACCCTCCCTGCCCCCAGCCTGAGCTCGCCATCGGGACAAGCCGGCATTCGGACTCCGGCTTCCTCACCATACTTCTCCAGGATGACATTGGGGGCCTCCAGATCCTCCATGAGGACCGATGGGTCGATGTCACGCCAACTCCTGGAGCGTTCATCGTCAATGTTGCCGATCTCCTGCAG TTGATCTCCAATGACAATTACAAGAGTGTGGAGCATAGAGTGGTGGCGAAGAACACTGAACCGAGAGTCTCGATTGCCTGTTTCTTCAGCACCCATTTTCATCCGATTTCCACGAGGATGTATGGCCCGATCAAGGAGCTGTTGTCTGATGAGAACCCGCCTTTGTACAGGGAGGCACTCGTCAGAGATTACACCGCGCGTTACTACTCCGTTGGGCTAGATGGCAAGTTCAAGACTACTCTTTCTGAATTCCGGTTATAG